Proteins from a single region of Streptomyces sp. TN58:
- a CDS encoding NUDIX hydrolase — MRRTPRHAARVVILSPTGSVFLFRENNVEVGIHWLPPGGGIDPGESPEDCVRRELREETGWTDLEPERLLCTWEHDFTHQGIPVRQHEHIYVTTGPHREPVLEAPGIHWQWLSARRLATLGEPVWPPRLSDLLTNPPAEPVHLGLLA, encoded by the coding sequence ATGAGGCGAACCCCACGTCACGCGGCGCGCGTTGTCATCCTGTCCCCCACCGGCTCGGTGTTCCTCTTCCGCGAGAACAACGTGGAGGTGGGCATCCACTGGCTTCCGCCCGGCGGCGGGATCGACCCCGGCGAGAGCCCCGAGGACTGCGTGCGGCGCGAGCTGCGCGAGGAGACCGGCTGGACCGACCTGGAGCCGGAACGGCTGCTGTGCACCTGGGAGCACGACTTCACCCACCAGGGCATACCGGTACGCCAGCACGAGCACATCTACGTCACCACGGGCCCGCACCGCGAACCGGTCCTGGAGGCGCCCGGCATCCACTGGCAGTGGCTCTCGGCCCGGCGCCTGGCCACCCTCGGCGAACCGGTCTGGCCGCCCCGCCTCTCGGACCTCCTCACGAACCCTCCGGCAGAGCCCGTCCACCTGGGCCTGCTGGCCTGA
- a CDS encoding trypsin-like serine peptidase, with translation MDKRNVVTAVLCAVAAVGASAAVAKLAPPPEATAPARAKAAQSSLPAPAPSRSHVREPQLSSSPGTTLPPAVTPPPGGPAAFTGALFTNGLDSDHFCTATVVQSPGRNLIITAGHCLLAGDQGGGTAVFAPAYANDTAPYGTWKIEKVFEDDRWAEGTDDDYDLAFATLAPDAQGRAIEDVTGAAVLDTSGRAGEEVTVTGYPADRKIPRTCTATAVRESATQQRFDCADFPGGTSGSAWIARDGKIVGILTGGDTDDVSTSTILGEYASSLYAEATAQTAPPSR, from the coding sequence GTGGACAAGCGGAACGTCGTGACGGCGGTCCTGTGCGCGGTGGCGGCCGTGGGGGCTTCCGCGGCGGTCGCGAAGCTCGCGCCGCCCCCCGAGGCGACCGCGCCCGCGCGGGCGAAGGCCGCGCAGTCCTCCCTCCCGGCGCCGGCCCCGTCACGCTCCCACGTGCGGGAACCCCAGCTGTCCTCGTCGCCCGGGACCACCCTGCCGCCGGCCGTGACGCCCCCGCCCGGCGGGCCCGCCGCCTTCACCGGGGCCCTGTTCACCAACGGCCTGGACAGCGACCACTTCTGCACCGCCACCGTCGTGCAGAGCCCCGGCCGCAACCTCATCATCACCGCCGGGCACTGCCTGCTCGCGGGGGACCAGGGCGGGGGCACCGCCGTCTTCGCCCCGGCCTACGCCAACGACACGGCCCCGTACGGCACGTGGAAGATCGAGAAGGTCTTCGAGGACGACCGCTGGGCGGAGGGCACGGACGACGACTACGACCTCGCCTTCGCCACACTCGCCCCCGACGCCCAGGGCCGTGCCATCGAGGACGTGACCGGCGCGGCCGTGCTGGACACCTCCGGCCGGGCCGGCGAGGAGGTCACCGTCACCGGCTACCCCGCCGACCGCAAGATCCCCCGTACCTGCACCGCGACCGCCGTACGCGAGAGCGCGACCCAGCAGCGCTTCGACTGCGCGGACTTCCCCGGCGGCACCAGCGGAAGCGCGTGGATCGCCCGCGACGGCAAGATCGTCGGCATCCTCACGGGCGGCGACACCGACGACGTCTCGACCAGCACGATCCTCGGCGAGTACGCGTCCTCCCTCTACGCCGAAGCCACCGCCCAGACGGCCCCGCCGTCCCGCTGA
- a CDS encoding amidohydrolase family protein has translation METFPKIISVDDHTVEPPNVWRDRLPSRYQDIGPRVVRAPLKEMTFLGGKFAPVMGARGDDGPIGDWWVYEDLHRPLTRLDTAVGYDRDEIKLEVITYEQMRPGSFSVPDRLADMDVNHVQSALCFPTFPRFCGQTFTEAQDRELGLLGVRAYNDWMVEEWCGPDARGRLIPLTLIPLWDARLAAAEVRRNAARGVRAVAFSEIPPHLGLPSIHTDEWDPFLQACDETGTVIAMHIGSSSRMPSTSADAPPAVGSTITFANCCFSMVDWLMSGKFERFPNLKIMYAEGQIGWIPYILERADVVWEENRGWGGVAEKVLRPPSELFAGHVFGCFFDDAFGLRNLDSIGVGNVLYETDYPHSDSTWPKSREVGEAQMGHLAPDVVDRIVRGNAIDLLGLTPDGLWAGPGSAA, from the coding sequence ATGGAGACCTTCCCGAAGATCATCTCGGTGGACGACCACACGGTTGAGCCCCCCAACGTCTGGCGGGACCGGCTCCCGTCCAGGTATCAGGACATCGGCCCCCGCGTCGTACGCGCCCCGCTGAAGGAGATGACCTTCCTCGGCGGCAAGTTCGCCCCCGTCATGGGGGCCAGGGGCGACGACGGCCCGATCGGCGACTGGTGGGTGTACGAGGATCTGCACCGGCCGCTCACCCGCCTCGACACCGCCGTCGGGTACGACCGTGACGAGATCAAGCTGGAAGTCATCACCTACGAGCAGATGCGCCCCGGATCCTTCTCGGTTCCCGACCGGCTCGCCGACATGGACGTCAACCACGTCCAGTCGGCCCTCTGCTTCCCCACGTTCCCGCGCTTCTGCGGTCAGACCTTCACCGAGGCCCAGGACCGCGAGCTGGGACTGCTCGGCGTACGCGCCTACAACGACTGGATGGTGGAGGAGTGGTGCGGCCCCGACGCCCGGGGCCGCCTGATCCCGCTCACCCTGATCCCGCTCTGGGACGCCCGCCTCGCCGCCGCCGAGGTCCGCCGCAACGCGGCCCGGGGCGTGCGCGCGGTCGCCTTCTCGGAGATACCCCCGCACCTGGGCCTGCCGTCGATCCACACCGACGAATGGGACCCCTTCCTCCAGGCGTGCGACGAGACCGGCACGGTCATCGCCATGCACATCGGCTCCTCCTCCCGCATGCCGTCCACCTCGGCGGACGCCCCGCCGGCGGTCGGCTCCACCATCACCTTCGCCAACTGCTGTTTCTCCATGGTCGACTGGCTGATGAGTGGCAAGTTCGAACGCTTCCCCAACCTGAAGATCATGTACGCGGAGGGCCAGATCGGCTGGATTCCGTACATCCTTGAGCGCGCGGACGTCGTCTGGGAGGAGAACCGCGGCTGGGGCGGGGTCGCGGAGAAGGTCCTCCGTCCACCGTCGGAGCTGTTCGCCGGGCACGTCTTCGGCTGCTTCTTCGACGACGCCTTCGGCCTGCGGAACCTCGACTCGATCGGGGTGGGCAACGTCCTCTACGAGACCGACTACCCCCACTCCGACTCGACCTGGCCGAAGTCCCGCGAGGTCGGAGAAGCGCAGATGGGCCACCTGGCCCCGGACGTGGTGGACCGCATCGTGCGCGGCAACGCGATCGACCTGCTCGGCCTGACCCCGGACGGCCTCTGGGCGGGACCGGGCTCGGCGGCCTGA
- a CDS encoding AfsR/SARP family transcriptional regulator, with amino-acid sequence MDGVPAIPHPRNHPEVRTAAAAAETGPAAAVRAAADPARSGTTTPAGPATPAAPAGPAAPAGPAFAAGPSTTAGGDTAAGGTGAGESRFAVLGPVRAWRGAEALPSGTPQQRALLAVLLLREGRTATAPELIDAIWGEDPPQQALATIRTYASRLRKVVTPGLLVTESGGYAIRLRSAATLDLGVARGLAADAETARAAGDRSLARTLLTRALDLWEGEPLAGVPGPHAETERTRLAEWRLQLLETRLDLDLEVGHHAEAVSELTALTAAHPLRERLRELLMLALYRSGRQAEALAVYADTRRLLADELGVDPRPELAALQQRILNADTDLARAEDPAPAAATAHVRPAQLPATVPDFTGRSGFVDELGTLLSGGAQDQVMAVSALAGIGGVGKTTLAVHVAHAARPHFPDGQLYVDLQGTEARPAEPEAVLGSFLRALGTPDTAIPDSPADRAALYRSTLDGRRVLVLLDNARDAAQVRPLLPGTAGCAALVTSRVRMAGLAGAHLVDLDVMSPEEALQLFTRIVGEERVRAERQAALDVVGACGFLPLAIRIAASRLAARRTWTVSVLAAKLADERRRLDELQSGDLAVKATFELGYGQLEPAQQRAFRLLGLADGPDISLSAAAAVLDLPEYDTEDLLEALVDCSLLESAAPGRYRFHDLVRLYARACAERDEQPPSGRDAALDRLLDFYLATASGVYALERPGDRLPAHLSDTHYPGLVFAEPRAALDWLYTEAGPLLACVRQASVRGGDSPVLRRGVDLLWAAKDLAESGANSKQYESAATALRDAARAAKDPYAEGRARTTLTNVHLVAGRFAEADDEARQATALAREAGDPLPSCWAPNDRGIIALYEGRHADGERYLLQAIRNFRADGNNVGEASALCNLSRIHVELGRLTSAIDLAQQGIAIYDRMGLSLRLANGRYALGIALTQAGRLGEALAQLTEALALFHDNRQPLWEGVTHFRLAVAHLAARRPTLAAAHAEQAIALRGIGGEWRRATVLTVLGKALRRLGQTDRARACWRDAEAVFQQLGSAELAEVQALLATEIAA; translated from the coding sequence ATGGACGGCGTACCGGCCATCCCGCACCCGCGGAACCACCCGGAGGTCCGTACGGCTGCCGCCGCAGCAGAAACCGGTCCCGCGGCCGCCGTCCGCGCCGCCGCAGACCCGGCACGATCCGGCACCACCACCCCCGCCGGCCCGGCGACCCCCGCCGCACCCGCCGGCCCCGCCGCACCCGCCGGCCCCGCCTTCGCCGCCGGACCCTCCACCACCGCCGGAGGCGACACGGCCGCGGGCGGCACCGGCGCAGGCGAGTCCCGGTTCGCCGTCCTCGGGCCCGTCCGGGCCTGGCGCGGCGCCGAGGCCCTGCCCTCCGGCACCCCCCAGCAGCGGGCCCTGCTCGCCGTGCTCCTGCTCCGCGAGGGCCGCACGGCCACCGCCCCCGAACTGATCGACGCCATCTGGGGCGAGGACCCGCCGCAGCAGGCCCTGGCCACCATCCGCACCTACGCCTCCCGCCTGCGCAAGGTCGTCACCCCCGGCCTGCTCGTCACCGAGTCCGGCGGGTACGCCATCCGGCTGCGCTCCGCCGCCACCCTCGACCTCGGCGTCGCCCGCGGCCTCGCCGCCGACGCCGAGACCGCCCGCGCCGCCGGGGACCGCTCCCTCGCCCGCACCCTCCTGACCCGGGCCCTCGACCTCTGGGAGGGCGAGCCCCTCGCCGGCGTCCCCGGCCCGCACGCCGAGACCGAGCGCACCCGCCTGGCCGAATGGCGCCTGCAACTGCTGGAGACCCGCCTCGACCTCGACCTGGAGGTCGGCCACCACGCCGAGGCCGTCTCCGAGCTGACCGCCCTCACCGCCGCCCACCCGCTGCGCGAGCGGCTGCGCGAACTACTCATGCTCGCCCTCTACCGCAGTGGCCGGCAGGCCGAGGCCCTGGCCGTCTACGCCGATACCCGACGCCTGCTCGCGGACGAACTCGGCGTCGATCCGCGCCCCGAACTGGCCGCCCTCCAGCAGCGCATCCTGAACGCCGACACCGACCTGGCCCGCGCCGAGGACCCCGCCCCCGCCGCCGCGACCGCCCACGTCAGGCCCGCCCAACTGCCCGCGACCGTGCCCGACTTCACAGGTCGCTCCGGCTTCGTCGACGAGCTCGGCACCCTCCTCTCCGGCGGCGCCCAGGACCAGGTCATGGCCGTCTCCGCGCTCGCCGGGATCGGCGGCGTCGGCAAGACCACCCTCGCCGTGCACGTCGCGCACGCCGCCCGCCCGCACTTCCCCGACGGCCAGCTCTACGTCGACCTCCAGGGCACCGAGGCCCGCCCCGCCGAACCGGAGGCCGTCCTCGGCTCCTTCCTGCGCGCGCTCGGCACCCCCGACACCGCCATCCCCGACTCCCCCGCCGACCGTGCCGCGCTCTACCGCTCCACCCTCGACGGCCGCCGCGTCCTGGTGCTCCTCGACAACGCCCGCGACGCCGCCCAGGTCCGCCCGCTCCTGCCGGGCACCGCCGGCTGCGCCGCCCTCGTCACCAGCCGGGTCCGCATGGCGGGCCTCGCCGGGGCCCATCTCGTCGACCTCGACGTGATGAGCCCCGAGGAGGCCCTCCAGCTGTTCACCCGCATCGTCGGCGAGGAGCGCGTGCGCGCCGAACGCCAGGCCGCCCTCGACGTCGTCGGCGCCTGCGGCTTCCTGCCGCTCGCCATCCGCATCGCCGCCTCCCGGCTCGCGGCCCGCCGCACCTGGACCGTCTCCGTCCTCGCCGCCAAGCTCGCCGACGAACGCCGCCGCCTCGACGAGCTCCAGTCCGGCGACCTCGCCGTCAAAGCCACCTTCGAGCTCGGCTACGGCCAGCTGGAACCGGCCCAGCAGCGCGCCTTCCGCCTCCTCGGCCTCGCCGACGGCCCCGACATCTCCCTGTCCGCGGCCGCCGCCGTACTCGACCTGCCCGAGTACGACACCGAGGACCTGCTGGAGGCCCTGGTCGACTGCTCCCTCCTGGAATCCGCCGCCCCCGGCCGCTACCGCTTCCACGACCTCGTACGCCTCTACGCGCGTGCCTGCGCCGAACGCGACGAGCAGCCCCCGAGCGGGCGCGACGCGGCCCTGGACCGCCTCCTGGACTTCTACCTGGCCACCGCCTCCGGGGTGTACGCCCTGGAGCGCCCCGGCGACCGGCTGCCCGCGCACCTGTCCGACACCCACTACCCGGGCCTGGTCTTCGCCGAGCCGCGCGCCGCCCTGGACTGGCTGTACACCGAGGCCGGCCCCCTGCTGGCGTGCGTACGGCAGGCGTCCGTACGGGGCGGCGACTCACCCGTCCTGCGCCGGGGCGTGGACCTGCTGTGGGCCGCCAAGGACCTCGCCGAGTCGGGCGCCAACTCCAAGCAGTACGAGTCGGCCGCCACCGCCCTGCGCGACGCCGCCCGGGCCGCCAAGGACCCGTACGCCGAGGGCCGCGCCCGTACCACCCTCACCAACGTCCACCTGGTCGCCGGCCGCTTCGCCGAGGCCGACGACGAGGCCCGCCAGGCGACGGCCCTGGCCCGCGAGGCCGGCGACCCGCTGCCCAGCTGCTGGGCGCCCAACGACCGCGGCATCATCGCCCTCTACGAGGGACGCCACGCGGACGGCGAGCGGTACCTGCTGCAGGCAATCCGCAACTTCCGCGCCGACGGCAACAACGTCGGCGAGGCCAGCGCGCTGTGCAACCTCTCCCGGATCCACGTCGAGCTGGGCCGCCTCACCAGCGCCATAGACCTCGCCCAGCAGGGCATCGCCATCTACGACCGGATGGGGCTGTCACTGCGCCTGGCCAACGGCCGCTACGCGCTCGGCATCGCCCTCACCCAGGCGGGCCGGCTCGGCGAGGCGCTGGCGCAGCTCACCGAGGCCCTGGCCCTCTTCCACGACAACCGGCAGCCGCTGTGGGAGGGCGTGACCCACTTCCGGCTCGCCGTCGCCCATCTCGCGGCGCGCCGGCCGACGCTGGCCGCCGCGCACGCCGAGCAGGCCATCGCGCTGCGCGGCATCGGCGGGGAGTGGCGGCGCGCCACCGTGCTGACCGTGCTGGGCAAGGCGCTGCGCCGGCTGGGGCAGACGGACCGGGCCCGGGCGTGCTGGCGGGACGCGGAGGCCGTGTTCCAGCAGCTCGGTTCGGCCGAGCTGGCCGAGGTGCAGGCCCTGCTGGCCACGGAAATCGCGGCCTGA
- a CDS encoding class I SAM-dependent DNA methyltransferase, with translation MFSSHGPSVRELAVQGLSSVERGYDLLAPKFDHTPFRTPDRMLDAVEETLARQREGGFGSGLDVCCGTGAGIGMLRRLCRDRVTGVDLSAGMLAEAGRAHAGDDRVDFVRADARALPAGLAGRYDLAVSFGAFGHFLPAERPALFSGVHAALREGGVFAFPIGAPIPVSSPVWWAVAAFDAVMRVRNAVWWPPFVMYYRTFPLGGVRADLRAAGFTVETVPLERFGRLPGGAPRWRLVLARRS, from the coding sequence GTGTTCTCCTCCCACGGGCCGAGCGTCCGCGAACTGGCAGTGCAGGGCCTCTCCTCCGTGGAGCGGGGTTACGACCTGCTCGCGCCGAAGTTCGACCACACCCCCTTCCGCACCCCTGACCGGATGCTCGACGCGGTCGAGGAGACCCTTGCCCGGCAGCGGGAGGGCGGCTTCGGCTCCGGCCTGGACGTGTGCTGCGGCACGGGCGCCGGGATCGGCATGCTGCGGAGGCTGTGCCGGGACCGGGTCACCGGGGTGGACCTCAGCGCGGGCATGCTCGCCGAGGCCGGGCGGGCGCACGCGGGCGACGACCGCGTGGACTTCGTACGGGCCGACGCGCGAGCCCTTCCGGCCGGGCTCGCAGGCCGCTACGACCTGGCCGTCAGCTTCGGGGCCTTCGGCCACTTCCTGCCCGCCGAGCGGCCCGCGCTCTTCTCCGGGGTGCACGCGGCGCTGCGCGAGGGCGGCGTCTTCGCCTTCCCGATCGGCGCCCCGATCCCGGTCAGCTCACCGGTGTGGTGGGCGGTGGCCGCCTTCGACGCCGTGATGCGTGTGCGCAACGCGGTGTGGTGGCCGCCGTTCGTCATGTACTACCGGACCTTCCCGCTGGGCGGGGTGCGGGCGGACCTGCGGGCGGCGGGCTTCACGGTGGAGACGGTTCCGCTGGAGCGGTTCGGCCGGCTTCCCGGCGGCGCCCCGCGCTGGCGCCTGGTCCTGGCCCGCCGGTCGTAG
- a CDS encoding LppU/SCO3897 family protein: MSSQEMLVTITPQQAAYGVILPVELPTGTVRLRIPPCRHGDLVKVRVGAEEMRLRVHVSGAGAAWIAGAGGIAPPSAGAAPTAVQQPAPAPQTGGGRGCLAGLAVAAVLVIGFFVLSDGDDGSDAKPSADSTPTWSPSPPSPSPPEASETPYDSEPSAETSTEPSAEPSPEPTPFDRGTCLNGQLPDSTTPRSVSGVEEVPCSASDAHYRVIENIPGTSDLNSCNDNPKTQYAFSYRYMRGSLVLNQYVYCLVGIGSYAR; the protein is encoded by the coding sequence GTGTCGTCACAGGAAATGCTCGTCACGATCACCCCCCAGCAGGCCGCCTACGGAGTGATCCTCCCCGTGGAACTGCCGACCGGTACGGTCCGGCTGCGCATACCGCCCTGCCGGCACGGGGACCTCGTCAAGGTCCGTGTCGGTGCCGAGGAGATGCGCTTACGCGTCCACGTCTCCGGAGCGGGCGCGGCCTGGATCGCGGGCGCCGGGGGCATCGCTCCCCCGTCGGCCGGCGCCGCCCCGACGGCCGTGCAGCAGCCCGCCCCGGCCCCGCAGACGGGTGGCGGGCGCGGCTGCCTGGCGGGGCTCGCCGTCGCCGCGGTCCTGGTCATCGGCTTCTTCGTGCTGAGCGACGGCGACGACGGCTCGGACGCCAAGCCCTCCGCCGATTCCACGCCCACCTGGTCCCCGTCGCCGCCCTCGCCGTCGCCCCCGGAGGCCTCCGAGACCCCGTACGACTCCGAACCGAGCGCCGAAACGAGCACCGAACCGAGCGCCGAGCCGAGCCCCGAGCCCACCCCCTTCGACCGCGGCACCTGCCTCAACGGACAGCTCCCTGACTCCACGACGCCCCGCAGCGTCAGCGGCGTCGAGGAGGTCCCCTGCTCGGCGTCCGACGCCCACTACCGGGTGATCGAGAACATCCCCGGCACCTCGGACCTGAACAGCTGCAACGACAATCCGAAGACCCAGTACGCCTTCTCCTACCGCTACATGCGCGGCTCCCTCGTCCTCAACCAGTACGTCTACTGCCTGGTCGGCATAGGCTCCTACGCCCGCTGA
- a CDS encoding FadD3 family acyl-CoA ligase encodes MGDDGLREDAAGEGAGAGVGGGAFEDPRGDLRWRTVAGLVRSAAARYADREAVVDGRTRISYAQLGERVERAAAACVAAGAEPGDRVAVWAPNTLDWIVSALGAVSAGAVLVPLNTRFKGTEAAYVLRRSRARLLFVTGTFLGTSYVASLRRAAAEGPGRGPLPGLPHLEEVVVLAEDAPDTFRTWKDFLAGGDRITAEAVRERAEAVSPDAPSDIIFTSGTTGSPKGAVITHAQSLRCYAVWSELAGLREGDRYLIVNPFFHTFGYKAGIIACLMRGATMVPQPVFNVDTVLANVAAERISVLPGPPTLHQSLLDHPQRGHHDLSALRLVVTGAAVVPLRLVERLRGELGIATVLTAYGLSEAGGIVTMCRRGDPAETVSATSGRAIPDTEVAILDGAGWPLPAGTAGEIAVRGHNVMQGYFEDPDGTAAAITPDGWLLTGDVGVLDERGNLRITDRIKDMFIVGGFNAYPAEIEQLLGLHPDIADVAVVGIPDPRLGEVGKAYAVRRPGSTLTADDLIAWSRREMANYKVPRAVEFVPDLPRNASGKILKRELRART; translated from the coding sequence ATGGGCGACGACGGGCTGCGCGAAGACGCCGCGGGTGAAGGTGCGGGCGCAGGCGTGGGAGGAGGCGCTTTCGAGGACCCGCGCGGAGACCTGCGCTGGCGCACCGTCGCGGGGCTCGTCCGGTCGGCGGCGGCACGGTACGCCGACCGCGAGGCCGTCGTCGACGGGCGCACCCGGATCAGTTACGCGCAGCTCGGGGAGCGCGTCGAGCGGGCCGCGGCGGCCTGCGTCGCCGCCGGCGCCGAACCGGGCGACCGGGTCGCCGTCTGGGCCCCCAACACCCTGGACTGGATCGTCTCCGCCCTCGGCGCCGTCTCCGCGGGCGCCGTCCTGGTCCCCCTCAACACCCGCTTCAAGGGCACGGAAGCGGCGTACGTCCTCCGGCGCAGCCGGGCCCGGCTGCTCTTCGTGACCGGCACCTTCCTCGGCACCTCCTACGTCGCCTCGCTGCGCCGGGCCGCCGCCGAAGGGCCCGGCCGCGGGCCCCTGCCGGGGCTGCCGCACCTGGAGGAGGTCGTCGTCCTCGCCGAGGACGCCCCCGACACCTTCCGCACCTGGAAGGACTTCCTCGCCGGCGGGGACCGGATCACGGCGGAGGCGGTCCGCGAGCGCGCCGAGGCCGTCAGCCCCGACGCCCCCTCCGACATCATCTTCACCTCCGGCACCACCGGCAGCCCCAAAGGTGCGGTCATCACCCACGCCCAGTCCCTGCGCTGCTACGCCGTGTGGAGCGAACTCGCCGGGCTGCGGGAGGGCGACCGCTACCTGATCGTGAACCCCTTCTTCCACACCTTCGGCTACAAGGCCGGGATCATCGCCTGCCTGATGCGCGGGGCGACGATGGTCCCGCAGCCCGTCTTCAACGTCGACACCGTCCTCGCCAACGTCGCCGCCGAGCGGATCTCCGTACTCCCCGGGCCGCCCACCCTGCACCAGTCCCTCCTGGACCACCCCCAGCGCGGCCACCACGACCTGTCCGCCCTCCGCCTGGTCGTCACCGGCGCCGCCGTGGTCCCGCTCCGGCTCGTCGAGCGGCTGCGCGGCGAACTGGGCATCGCCACCGTCCTCACCGCCTACGGCCTCTCCGAGGCGGGCGGCATCGTCACCATGTGCCGCCGGGGCGACCCCGCCGAGACCGTCTCCGCCACCTCGGGCCGGGCCATCCCGGACACCGAGGTGGCGATCCTGGACGGCGCCGGATGGCCCCTTCCGGCCGGCACCGCCGGCGAGATCGCCGTCCGCGGCCACAACGTCATGCAGGGGTACTTCGAGGACCCCGACGGCACGGCGGCGGCGATCACCCCGGACGGCTGGCTGCTCACCGGCGACGTGGGCGTGCTGGACGAGCGCGGCAACCTGCGCATCACCGACCGGATCAAGGACATGTTCATCGTCGGCGGCTTCAACGCCTACCCGGCGGAGATCGAGCAACTCCTCGGCCTGCACCCGGACATCGCCGACGTCGCGGTCGTCGGCATCCCAGACCCGCGCCTCGGCGAGGTCGGCAAGGCCTACGCCGTCCGCCGCCCCGGCTCCACCCTCACCGCCGACGACCTGATCGCCTGGTCCCGGCGCGAGATGGCCAACTACAAGGTCCCCCGGGCGGTCGAGTTCGTCCCCGACCTCCCCCGCAACGCGAGCGGCAAGATCCTCAAACGCGAACTCCGCGCCCGCACCTGA
- a CDS encoding lipid-transfer protein, with protein sequence MAATLKDATAIVGIGQTAFARHLPQSEKELACRAILAALADAGIDPSEVDAFSSYTMEETDEVEVAKAIGAGDVTFFSRIGYGGGGSCATVGHLASAVATGQATVGVAWRSRKRGSGPRPWKNTAVQLPTPGQWTRPFGLLRPADEIAMLARRYMHEYGATRDHFFNVAMACRNRANENPAAMMYERPLTREMYMTSRMISDPLCLFDNCLETDGALACVVVSAERARDCRHRPVYVHSAAQGLPSQHHGMVNYWNDDPLSGPAWTAARHLWKQADFGPQDVDVAQIYDAFTPLIPLSLEGYGFCGRGEGAAFTEGGALELGGRLPLNTGGGGLSEAYVHGFNLINEGVKQLRGVSTAQVPDAATCLVTAGEGVPTSAILLRS encoded by the coding sequence ATGGCGGCAACGCTCAAGGACGCTACGGCGATAGTCGGCATCGGCCAGACCGCCTTTGCCAGACACCTGCCGCAGTCCGAGAAGGAACTGGCCTGCCGGGCGATCCTGGCGGCCCTGGCCGACGCGGGCATCGACCCGTCCGAGGTCGACGCCTTCTCCTCCTACACGATGGAGGAGACCGACGAGGTGGAGGTCGCCAAGGCCATCGGCGCCGGCGACGTCACCTTCTTCTCCAGGATCGGCTACGGCGGCGGCGGTTCCTGCGCCACCGTCGGCCACCTCGCCTCCGCAGTAGCCACCGGCCAGGCCACCGTCGGCGTCGCCTGGCGCTCCCGCAAACGCGGCTCCGGCCCCCGCCCGTGGAAGAACACCGCCGTCCAACTGCCCACCCCGGGCCAGTGGACCCGGCCCTTCGGCCTGCTCCGCCCCGCCGACGAGATCGCCATGCTGGCCCGCCGCTACATGCACGAGTACGGCGCCACCCGCGACCACTTCTTCAACGTGGCGATGGCCTGCCGCAACCGCGCCAACGAGAACCCCGCCGCGATGATGTACGAACGCCCGCTGACCCGCGAGATGTACATGACCTCCCGCATGATCAGCGACCCGCTCTGCCTCTTCGACAACTGCCTGGAGACCGACGGCGCACTCGCCTGCGTCGTCGTCTCCGCCGAACGGGCCCGCGACTGCCGCCACCGGCCCGTCTACGTCCACTCCGCCGCCCAGGGCCTGCCCTCCCAACACCACGGCATGGTCAACTACTGGAACGACGACCCCCTGTCCGGACCCGCCTGGACCGCGGCCCGCCACCTGTGGAAGCAGGCCGACTTCGGCCCCCAGGACGTGGACGTCGCCCAGATCTACGACGCCTTCACCCCGCTCATCCCGCTCTCCCTGGAGGGCTACGGCTTCTGCGGGCGCGGCGAGGGCGCCGCCTTCACCGAGGGCGGCGCCCTGGAGCTCGGCGGCCGGCTCCCCCTCAACACCGGAGGCGGCGGACTCAGCGAGGCCTACGTGCACGGCTTCAACCTGATCAACGAGGGCGTCAAACAGCTGCGCGGCGTCTCCACCGCCCAGGTGCCGGACGCCGCGACCTGCCTGGTCACGGCCGGCGAAGGCGTCCCCACGTCCGCGATCCTGCTGAGGAGCTGA
- a CDS encoding Zn-ribbon domain-containing OB-fold protein, producing the protein MTTTSEAAAAPGTGGLLLPVPDEDGAPFWEYAARGELRVQACTGCGRLRFPPRPCCPHCRSFDSEWRRMSGRGRIWSYVRPHPPLLPAYAAQAPYNVILVELADAPHIRLAGNLVACADAPLDSVDPARLRIGARVHVAFTELGGITVPRWLLERS; encoded by the coding sequence ATGACCACCACGTCCGAAGCGGCCGCGGCCCCCGGGACGGGGGGCCTGCTCCTGCCCGTCCCCGACGAGGACGGCGCCCCCTTCTGGGAGTACGCCGCCCGCGGCGAACTGCGCGTCCAGGCCTGCACCGGCTGCGGCCGGCTGCGCTTCCCGCCCCGCCCCTGCTGCCCGCACTGCCGGTCCTTCGACAGCGAGTGGCGCCGCATGAGCGGCCGAGGCCGCATCTGGTCCTACGTCCGGCCCCACCCGCCGCTGCTGCCCGCCTACGCCGCACAGGCCCCGTACAACGTGATCCTCGTCGAGCTCGCCGACGCCCCCCACATCCGGCTCGCCGGAAACCTGGTGGCCTGCGCCGACGCCCCGCTCGACTCCGTCGACCCGGCCCGGCTGCGCATCGGCGCCCGCGTCCACGTGGCCTTCACCGAGCTGGGCGGGATCACCGTGCCGCGCTGGCTCCTGGAGAGGTCATGA